A window of Sebastes umbrosus isolate fSebUmb1 chromosome 3, fSebUmb1.pri, whole genome shotgun sequence contains these coding sequences:
- the LOC119484687 gene encoding beta-1,3-galactosyltransferase 2-like isoform X2, whose protein sequence is MDTGRRYLKIILICILGAVTVFFFYLNYDWNLVSRFSPAPLSDPGLYYVAYPRNYKVIMDDTPTCKTTAPFLVLMVHVATRDVTGRDVIRKTWGDEKLVLGQLVETVFVLGLPGGANAEQQQEKLRQENLQHHDLIQSNFQDSYHNLTIKTMMMLEWLAARCVKTSYVMKIDSDMLLHVHNLVKLLLDPSTAQQNYMTGLVWWHSPVLRNPSNKFYMPTTVIAEPEYPPYPLGMAYVMSLDLPAKILTVSPHIRPIFIEDAYLGMCLKRLGISPTDPPEKQMFIVDPVHPLSSCSLSKVIAVTTTSIPQMVSYWERSRQPDAKC, encoded by the coding sequence ATGGATACCGGGAGGAGATACTTAAAAATCATCTTGATCTGCATCCTGGGAGCAGtgacagtcttcttcttctatctcaACTATGACTGGAACTTGGTGAGCAGGTTTAGTCCAGCACCGTTATCGGATCCTGGGCTGTACTATGTGGCCTATCCACGAAACTATAAAGTCATCATGGATGACACGCCGACGTGTAAGACCACGGCTCCTTTCCTGGTCCTGATGGTCCATGTTGCAACCAGGGACGTGACAGGTCGGGACGTCATCCGGAAGACATGGGGAGATGAGAAACTGGTTCTTGGTCAGCTGGTGGAGACTGTCTTCGTACTGGGCCTACCTGGGGGAGCTAatgctgagcagcagcaggagaagcTCCGACAGGAGAACCTGCAGCACCATGACCTGATCCAGAGTAACTTCCAGGACAGCTACCACAATCTGACCATCAAGACTATGATGATGCTGGAGTGGCTGGCTGCGCGCTGCGTCAAGACTTCCTATGTCATGAAGATTGACTCTGATATGTTATTGCATGTCCATAATTTGGTTAAACTGCTTCTGGATCCCAGCACGGCCCAACAGAACTACATGACAGGTTTGGTGTGGTGGCACAGTCCGGTTTTAAGAAACCCATCCAACAAGTTCTACATGCCGACAACCGTGATTGCTGAGCCAGAGTACCCCCCGTATCCTCTGGGCATGGCCTACGTCATGTCCCTGGACCTGCCTGCCAAGATCCTGACGGTCTCTCCTCACATTAGACCGATCTTCATTGAAGATGCCTACCTAGGGATGTGCCTAAAGCGCCTGGGCATCTCCCCCACCGACCCTCctgaaaaacaaatgttcatTGTCGACCCAGTGCATCCTCTGAGCAGCTGCAGCCTTTCAAAAGTGATCGCCGTGACAACGACAAGCATCCCACAGATGGTGAGTTACTGGGAGAGGAGCAGACAGCCAGACGCTAAATGTTGA